The segment GAAGGGAGTAGTTTCTCTTCAAGGGACACTCGCCAAATTAACATTTATGACTTGAAAAGCACCTAAAAGTTGAAAAAATACTTCTCGATATGGATTTATTGCACTTTTACGGCAACCTTTTCAATTGAACGGGCGCGTCCATATCGGCCGCCAAACCTGAAGTGACGTCAAATTGTCAGTTCCTCCtagacgacgacgacaacaacgaGTCCAAACAAAGAATTCCAAACTGTATAGATGAGCTGAATGATTTTAGTAATTTAATCATTTTAGGGGTTTTTTTTAGAGAGgagaggagcagcacaatgaattagAGTGTGGCTTGAAATCCCGTTTGATGCTTCCCAGTGTATTGAAATATGTAATTAGAGGTACAATGTATTTTGAATGCTTTACATTGTATAGAAATATGATATACTACATGTGTTTAGAAGTACCATATAAAGGCCTTACAATCTTATCGGTGAGGTTGAACGTCACGACGTTTTCCCTCAGGCGCGCTTTGAGTTGCGGGCGAGGTCCCGCAAGGAATTCAACGCGTATCTCGAGGCGCCGTCGTGCAATGTCGCAATGAGCGGCGTCGTGTGACCTGGGAGTTGGCGTGTCGCAGGTCTTCGCTTCTGCTCGGAGATTCGCTTTTGGCTCTTTGATGGTCGGCGAGGACGACGACGCTGCCCGACGGGCTCCACCTGGCGggcgaccacacacacacacacgaacacacgtCAAAACGCGAGCCCTAACGGTCGGACACGAAGGCGTCGCTCACCTGTCGGCGTCGCCGTGGCCGCCGGAGGGCCGCGCCCCGCCGTAGCTCCCCGACGCGTCGCCGGCCACGCCCTCGTCGGCCGGCCCCGACTCGTCCCGGTCGGCGTCCGCCCCGATCCGCCGCTCCTCCCGCTCCGTCTTGACGGCGACCCCGTCGGCCCCCTCGTCCGCCTCGCCGGAGTTCTCCACGTACCACCGGCCGGCCCGGTCGACACGGAGGACCGGTTCTCGGGGGGCCGGCTCCGGGCCGCGCGGCTCCTCTCCCCGGCCGGACGCCTCGGCGCGGCGGGCCGGTCCGACGGGCGCCTCCAGGCCGCGGGGTCGCGGCGCCGCCTCCCGGTCCGGGTCGGCCAGGCTGATCTTGAGGTGGATCCCCTCCAGGATGCGCGTGCAGCGGTCGATGACTTCCTGCATCTGCAAGAAGCTGGCGGCCGTCAGGTAGCTGATGATGTCTCGCAGCTGCAGGCGCAGGCGGCCCGTGTAGCAGAATCCCAGGAGCTGCTCAAAGACGGACGCGTTGCGGATCACCGTCAGGGACACGGTGCTCATCTGGCTCAGGGACATGTGGTCCCGGAAGTACGGCGAGCTGGCGGCCAGTACCACCTTGTGGGCCCGGAAACTCTGACCCTGAACGTGGACCACGATGTCGCACAGCCGCCCCTGGACCCGCAGCTGGTTCAGGTGGGACAGGACCGAATTACTGAAGTCCGGGACGTCCAGCTGGATGCTGCCCGAGCGCTCCATGACGCCGCCCGGAAGGCGCGAAACACGCAAGCGTCGACTTCTAGCGCCAGAGGGCTTTCTACCAGGAGCGGGCGTCGATCGGGATCAGCGGCCGGCTCGATCGGTCCCACGTGGCGCCCGCGACGGCTTCCGTGGGAAGTGCGGGCGCATCACTTCCCGTCTCGCGACAGGGAACCCGGCCGGAGAAAGGCGGCCACGTTGGGAACGGTCCGCTCGTTCCCTGCCCCCCGATCGCTTCACTGCACGGTGACCCCCGACCCTTTTGTGGGGGACAGGGACCCAAATCGAAGAGTAACCCTTAAAAGGATTTGCATTTGATGCCCAAAGATGGCGGCAAACGACTACTTCTGTCTTTTTTGAGGCACCAAGAAGCCTCAAAATGGCGCTCAACACCTGTGAATAGGTGAGCTCCCAGTGAACAATTGAGGAATCGCCTCCcccaaaaatccacaaataagtgCCAATTTGTGAGGGTTCACTTAAGGGGATTTTTGTGCGCCGGATTCATCGGTGAACTGAAAACCGGCTCGGGCTGACCACATCCGATGACGTCATGACAACGTACGGCTGGTTGTCGCTCGACTCGCTTGGAAGCCGTCAAATCTCGTTCGGAGGTCGGCGCGACGTTTTGCTTCTCCAGCGACCGTCCGTGGTTCGCCACTTCCCGGCATGCTTTTCGGGAAACAACGCGGGTCGGTCCGAAATCGAGGCTGGGATTCCCGAGACGATCCACACCCTCCAGATgctgtgtgacgtcacagacgAGGTCTCCCCGTCAGGTCCACGAGCGTCACAGCTAACTTCCGATGCGGGCGTTCGTCAAtcgacggacggacggacggacctCACATCACCGGGCTGGGACTGTGGCTCGGCCCGGCTCGCGTTGGCATCAAGGCCGAACAAGAGACAATTCGCTCGGCCTCCGGTCCGCCTGCAGCCGCTGCGCCGCCGCCATTCGGGGTTCGGCGTTCAGGTTCGGTTCGGAGTCTGCGGGCCGCGGCGGCTCGTCGTCATCCTGCTCGTGGAAGAAGGAAGAAAAGGAGGGCGCGGGGCATGCCGGGTAGTGTTGTTCCGTTCGCGAACGCAAGTTCgtttttagtgaacgaactgtaccgaatcagtttatgaaatgattcgttcttttatcggaaacggaactgctgaagcgctctgtcactcacttctgaatctttggcgaatgaccaatgagcagccgtcgtgcaggcgggggcgggacttcattaaCCGTACTCCCGCGTGATTTGCCATTCGCCAGcgctgtcactcacttcggcgaaggACCAATGAGctgccagcgtcaggcagcgccgtgcaggcgggggagggacgtacgtgattcgttcagtgaattggtgtactgaggaactgaagagtgatccgctaaggagcggtGTACTCGATGCGagattcgtttgcgcaaggaacgacatACTACGCATTTAACGTACTCGTGAGTAATTTGAACCGGAAGTCCTGATGTCCTCGCGTGGActagcagccgtttcttcaagctaacggctaatgttgagtcagtcaagcacacgAGAACAAGCACAGATTTATAAGAAATGTTTTTGCGTACACATACATAGCATTCCCtccgtgtcttttttttattttagaatatTCATAATAACAACACATTAAACTTCGACAGCGCATCTCAAGACACTCGAAGGCGCTTtgcactaatcagatgacaattaACAGTAAGGTGAGCGAGCCGGAAGCCCGGCGGGTGCCGGCGCCAGCGACGCCGTCCGCCGCGGCGGAATGCGGAAAAGTCACGCCGGCTGGCGAGAGCCTAGCAAGGCGGAAGGATGAGCTCGCTGCACGCGTGTTGACgagtcacaaccgaagccgggtggtcgagagcttgctgagagagagatgGGTAGGTGATCATGTAGccggagtttttttttaaatatatatatatataatctccCCACCTTTCTTAGTTTACAatacataacaacaacaacgcatagtccttcggtgaacgtgttgagtgaccgtgaacctcagggatggatcattaattGAATgattgtgaaaaagaactgaacgattcggtgatCGAATCTTTTAATgaactgattcgaatgattcagtaaACTCAAAGAACTGCCGTGTCCATCACTAATGCCGGGAGTTGGAGTTCGTGCGCCGGAAGCCAGCATCGCTCACTTGCGCCACCTCGCGGCGTGGATCTGGAtctctttttttccatccatccatccattttctgtacagctttatCCTCTCGCGGGTCACAGATAAAGCGGCTGGACTCGAAtgacagtcgtccaccgtgccgcctcactggaaacaagatAGTGTTTTTATGTGGTCCACGTACGGAGGGCGGCTTTGGAACGCGGGCTCGACGGGGAGTATCGCGGCCCCGGCGAGGCGCGGGGCTCACCCCGAACGGCCTCGGACGTGTAGTCTCAGCTGAGCGAAAGAAGACTTATCGCCTACGAATGTCCATCCattgttttttcacaattgtcgcGCATTTCAAGCCCATTTTCAAGAAATGGGGGAGTCGAAATTTTCAACAAAACATCTAcctgaaacaagtgaaaattctCTTTCTTTGTACGTGATGAGTCTTATTTGAATTCGTTTTGACTCGAAAGAAGAGCGAATCTTGGTGAGATTCGGtagagtttttgcagtgtggcttgttgtttttgttgttgacattGTTAAAgacgcacacaagcacacacatgccCAAATGCGAAAGTTTGGCAAAAACGCAAAAGGTCTCAAAGGTGACCAGGATGAGATCCTTCAGGTGGTCTTTCATGACGAGCTCTTCTCGGGGCTCCGGATGAGTTCTGACGGAAACATGTGAACATGAGCCTGGAAACAGGAACCTGAACAACTTCCGCCAGACGTCTGACGTCATCGAAACAACAACTGGAGTCACTTAACTCGAGTTCATCGTGTGACCGTTAGGGGGCAGCAAACATTGAAATTGCCCTTTCCTCCGCCCGCATCCATGTTACTGAGGTCCTCATGCAGTAATTCTGGTCTACATACGACTGGTTTTCCTAATCCTAGGTAATGCTGGTCCACGTAGCGGTTTAGTATGCAGAGCACCACCGACCCGGTCAACACGAAGGTCAGACAATGTGATGACAagaaagttgtttttgtgtttttattaagcGCTAACGAGGCCACATATTACAAGGACGATCGATCGACACATCCGCGGAGATGGCGGCAGGTTACCGTGGCAACAGTCACCGAGTCGAACGCAGTTCACAAAAACAACTTGAGTGACTTCAAAGCTCGGCTGCGAGCGCGACGGCAAAACGCCGACCGAAGCGGCAAAGGCTCAAAAACGACCGAAGGTCGCGAAAAACGAGAAAATACTCAAAGTCGCAGAGAAAATGACATGAAAAACGAGTCAATGCTAAGTTGCTCAACAACGATAAACGATGTCAAAACGACAAGAAAATTACgcgaaaaatgaacaaatgttaaAACGAGTCGCCGAGAAGAGTTCGGAAAAGACCAAAATGGCCCCAAAAGGCTAACAAAGTCGAAAAACGTTTTCGAAGTGCttgatttgcaaaaaaaagtcaacacgcGCTGACGTGGAAAGGTGAAAAGTGCCCGTGGCCGTGGACTCACCTGCGGGCCGCGTCGGCAAGATGACTTTGCAAACGGACGCGCTGACAATTACAATTTACGCCGTCGGAAATGGAATCGTCGGAAGTATTTGCAGGGGGGTGACATTCGGAATGAAGGCAGCGACGGAAGCCGCCTTCCAACCACAGATCGTTCAcgcattcatcttccgttcccgcctctcctcacgcgggtggcgggcgtgccggcgcctatcccagctatctgcgggcgagaggcggggaaaATGCATCACATTTGAGAGTCGGGCAGAATGGCACGTGACCAGAGCGAGCCGATCGCAAGGAGGAAGTGACGTGGAAAAACATTCTTCTAAGCATGAACATTTCCAAACGCAACAGTTATTTAATGGCACACTTTCTCCCCGTAATCTAATGGATTACAGAGACGTACATTTTCTAATGatctcgttacatgtaattagttactagCCAACACCGCCTGCAGGGTCACGCGACAAATTCAAGAGCAGCGGGCCGGATGGACG is part of the Phyllopteryx taeniolatus isolate TA_2022b chromosome 7, UOR_Ptae_1.2, whole genome shotgun sequence genome and harbors:
- the zbtb37 gene encoding zinc finger and BTB domain-containing protein 37, whose product is MERSGSIQLDVPDFSNSVLSHLNQLRVQGRLCDIVVHVQGQSFRAHKVVLAASSPYFRDHMSLSQMSTVSLTVIRNASVFEQLLGFCYTGRLRLQLRDIISYLTAASFLQMQEVIDRCTRILEGIHLKISLADPDREAAPRPRGLEAPVGPARRAEASGRGEEPRGPEPAPREPVLRVDRAGRWYVENSGEADEGADGVAVKTEREERRIGADADRDESGPADEGVAGDASGSYGGARPSGGHGDADRWSPSGSVVVLADHQRAKSESPSRSEDLRHANSQGEEAAAAAYEDYARDPVGERWFRYNPRLTCIYCCKSFNQKGSLDRHMRLHMGITPFVCRLCGKKYTRKDQLEYHIRKHTGNKPFTCRLCAKSFPFQAILNQHLRKNHPGHHAQSASPETTTASLSARGASPGQDDPEGAGATYGEGPHASVSTTGPD